One region of Mucilaginibacter gotjawali genomic DNA includes:
- the fbaA gene encoding class II fructose-bisphosphate aldolase produces MSLKNIKGVLHGEQVQELFEAAKKHQFALPAVNVIGTNTINAVMETAKAVNSPVIIQLSNGGAQFYAGKSLDNSKLQACILGAVSAARHVHLLAEHYGIAVILHTDHAAMKFLPWIDGLLDYGEKFFAETGKPLFSSHMLDLSEEPLHENIEISAKYLARMAKMGMTLEIELGVTGGEEDGVDNSDVDSSRLYTQPEDVAYSYEELSKVSHRFTVAAAFGNVHGVYKPGNVKLQPVILHNSQEYVKKKFNLDAEKPINFVFHGGSGSSQEEIREAISYGAIKMNIDTDMQWAYWEGIKDYYKSKEAYLQSQIGNPEGEDSPNKKYYDPRVWLRKGEETFVKRLTVAFGDLNCLNVNDKL; encoded by the coding sequence ATGAGTTTAAAAAATATAAAAGGAGTTCTTCACGGCGAACAGGTGCAAGAGCTATTTGAGGCCGCAAAAAAGCACCAGTTTGCTTTGCCGGCTGTAAACGTTATTGGTACAAATACCATCAACGCGGTTATGGAAACTGCAAAAGCAGTTAATTCACCGGTAATTATCCAGTTATCAAATGGTGGCGCGCAGTTTTATGCGGGCAAATCGTTAGATAATTCGAAACTACAGGCTTGTATTTTGGGTGCAGTATCGGCTGCCAGGCACGTTCATCTTTTGGCTGAACATTATGGTATCGCTGTTATATTGCACACTGACCACGCTGCTATGAAGTTTTTACCGTGGATAGATGGTTTGCTTGATTATGGCGAAAAGTTTTTTGCTGAAACCGGAAAGCCTTTATTTTCATCGCATATGCTCGACCTTTCAGAAGAGCCTTTACACGAAAATATCGAAATCTCTGCCAAATACCTTGCCCGTATGGCAAAAATGGGAATGACACTGGAGATTGAATTAGGCGTTACCGGCGGCGAAGAAGACGGCGTTGATAATTCAGATGTTGACAGCTCCCGTTTATATACCCAGCCTGAAGATGTTGCCTACTCATACGAAGAACTATCAAAAGTAAGCCATCGTTTTACCGTTGCAGCTGCATTTGGTAACGTTCATGGTGTTTACAAACCAGGCAACGTAAAGCTTCAACCGGTAATTTTGCACAATTCGCAGGAATATGTAAAGAAAAAATTCAACCTTGATGCAGAAAAGCCCATCAATTTCGTATTCCACGGTGGTTCGGGCTCAAGCCAGGAAGAGATCAGGGAAGCAATTTCTTACGGTGCCATCAAAATGAATATCGATACCGATATGCAATGGGCATACTGGGAAGGCATAAAAGATTATTATAAATCAAAAGAAGCTTACCTGCAAAGCCAGATCGGTAACCCTGAGGGCGAAGATTCACCGAATAAAAAATATTACGATCCGCGCGTTTGGTTACGCAAAGGCGAAGAAACGTTTGTTAAGCGATTAACAGTTGCCTTTGGCGATTTGAATTGCCTTAACGTGAACGATAAGTTATAA
- the accD gene encoding acetyl-CoA carboxylase, carboxyltransferase subunit beta produces the protein MAWFKREIKGIITTTEEKKETPDGIWNKCPECKKPLHYSEQVENQYVCHYCGYHMRIGSKEYFSILFDNNEFTELDANLISGDPLHFEDTKKYTERLVETMKKTGLKDAIRSAHGTMGGQPLVIACMDFNFIGGSMGSVVGEKIARCIDYSIEHRVPFLMISKSGGARMMEAAFSLMQMAKTSAKLALLAQAKIPYISLLTDPTTGGVTASYAMLGDINIAEPGSLIGFAGPRVIKETIKKDLPKGFQTAEFVQEHGFLDFIVDRREMKERLSSFLKMMVS, from the coding sequence ATGGCTTGGTTTAAACGTGAAATCAAAGGGATAATTACGACCACTGAGGAAAAGAAAGAAACCCCTGACGGAATCTGGAATAAATGCCCCGAATGTAAAAAACCTCTTCACTATTCTGAGCAGGTTGAAAATCAATATGTATGCCACTATTGCGGCTATCATATGCGCATCGGCTCCAAGGAGTACTTCTCGATATTGTTTGACAATAACGAGTTTACTGAACTGGATGCAAACCTGATATCGGGCGATCCGCTCCATTTTGAAGACACTAAAAAATACACCGAACGCCTGGTGGAAACCATGAAAAAAACCGGCTTGAAAGATGCTATCCGCTCCGCACACGGAACGATGGGCGGTCAGCCATTGGTTATTGCCTGCATGGATTTTAACTTCATAGGCGGTTCAATGGGATCCGTTGTTGGCGAAAAAATTGCGCGTTGTATTGATTACAGTATTGAGCACAGAGTGCCCTTTTTAATGATTTCCAAATCTGGCGGCGCCAGGATGATGGAAGCGGCCTTTTCGTTAATGCAAATGGCTAAAACTTCGGCTAAACTGGCTTTACTGGCACAGGCTAAGATTCCTTATATCTCTTTATTAACTGACCCTACAACCGGTGGGGTTACTGCTTCTTATGCCATGCTGGGCGATATCAATATCGCTGAACCCGGTTCATTAATTGGTTTTGCCGGCCCAAGGGTTATTAAAGAAACCATTAAGAAAGATTTACCCAAAGGTTTCCAAACCGCTGAATTCGTTCAGGAACATGGTTTCCTTGACTTTATAGTCGATCGCAGGGAAATGAAGGAACGGCTATCTTCGTTTTTGAAGATGATGGTGAGTTAG
- a CDS encoding cysteine desulfurase family protein: MRVYLDNAATTPLDAEVLKQMYAVMENTYGNPSSIHGHGREARTLIERSRKTIANLLHCSPAEIFFTSGGTEADNTAIRCGIIDKQIKHAITSRLEHHAVIHTLEAMQKNGIIKLSFVDTDSRGNIDLQQLETLLQDNERSFVSLMHANNEIGTLTDIARVGDICEQYNAVFHCDTVQTMGHYAHDLSKLKLHFMVCAAHKLHGPKGVGFLHVNHKIKIKPMIYGGSQERNMRGGTENLYGIVGLAKALEIAYAEMGQHQDHIQGLKTYMINQLTENVPGISFNGETDPAKSLYTVLNVSFPEMEMADMLLFNLDIAGISASGGSACSSGTDIGSHVLGAIGANPSRPSVRFSFSKYNTKEEIDFTVAKLRELCLVNA, from the coding sequence ATGCGTGTTTATTTAGATAATGCCGCTACCACACCGCTTGATGCCGAAGTATTGAAGCAAATGTATGCGGTAATGGAAAATACTTATGGTAACCCGTCTTCGATACACGGTCATGGCCGGGAGGCAAGGACTTTGATTGAAAGGTCGCGTAAGACCATCGCTAACCTGTTACATTGTTCTCCGGCTGAAATATTTTTTACCAGCGGCGGCACCGAGGCGGATAATACCGCGATACGCTGTGGTATTATCGACAAACAAATTAAGCACGCTATTACCAGCCGTTTGGAACACCATGCAGTTATCCATACGCTGGAAGCTATGCAAAAAAATGGAATTATTAAGCTAAGTTTTGTTGATACCGACAGCAGGGGCAATATTGACCTGCAGCAACTGGAAACATTACTCCAGGATAATGAGCGTAGTTTTGTGTCCTTGATGCACGCCAATAATGAAATAGGTACGCTGACTGATATAGCCCGCGTAGGGGATATTTGTGAGCAATATAACGCAGTTTTCCATTGCGACACGGTACAGACCATGGGCCACTATGCCCACGACCTGAGCAAGCTAAAGCTGCATTTTATGGTATGTGCTGCCCATAAGCTGCATGGCCCTAAAGGTGTAGGGTTTTTGCATGTGAACCATAAGATTAAGATAAAACCAATGATTTACGGCGGCTCGCAGGAACGTAACATGCGTGGCGGGACCGAGAACCTTTACGGCATTGTAGGCCTGGCTAAGGCGCTTGAAATAGCGTACGCTGAAATGGGACAGCACCAGGACCATATCCAGGGCTTAAAAACCTATATGATCAACCAGTTGACCGAAAATGTGCCGGGCATCAGCTTTAACGGCGAAACTGACCCTGCTAAAAGTTTATATACCGTGCTGAATGTTTCCTTCCCCGAAATGGAAATGGCCGATATGCTACTATTTAACCTTGATATTGCCGGAATTTCGGCATCAGGGGGCAGTGCCTGTAGTTCAGGTACAGACATTGGGTCGCATGTTCTTGGCGCTATTGGGGCAAACCCGTCCAGGCCCTCGGTAAGGTTTTCTTTTTCGAAATACAACACCAAAGAGGAAATTGATTTTACCGTCGCCAAATTACGCGAACTTTGTTTGGTAAATGCATAG
- the glmM gene encoding phosphoglucosamine mutase, translated as MTLIKSISGIRGTIGGTVGEGLTPLDIVKFTSAYGTWAINKTGIKKIVLGRDARISGDMVNNLVIGTLQGLGIDVIDLGLSTTPTVEIAVPAEKAAGGIILTASHNPKQWNALKLLNADGEFINDAEGKAVLEIAENSDFKYAEVNDLGKVYTDKNYLKEHIDQILALPLVDVEAIAKADFKIVIDCVNSTGGIFVPALLKALGVKTVYELFCEPDGIFPHNPEPLPENLTALSKEVLQKRADLGIAVDPDVDRLCFVCEDGNMFGEEYTLVAVADYVLKHTPGNTVSNLSSTRALRDVTEKAGCEYHAAAVGEVNVVTKMKEVNAIIGGEGNGGVIYPELHYGRDALVGIALFLTHLAKFGRSVSNLRSTYPGYFISKNKITLTPDMDIDALLLKVEDKYKKQPYSTIDGLKIEFDKEWVHLRRSNTEPIIRIYSEGNSETVANNLANKIIADIKEILN; from the coding sequence TTGACATTAATTAAATCAATCTCGGGCATTAGGGGTACCATCGGTGGTACAGTGGGTGAAGGCTTAACCCCGTTGGATATTGTGAAATTTACTTCGGCTTATGGCACCTGGGCTATAAACAAAACAGGTATAAAAAAAATTGTTCTTGGCCGCGATGCCCGCATTTCGGGCGACATGGTAAACAACCTGGTGATAGGCACTTTACAGGGTTTAGGAATAGATGTTATTGACCTTGGCCTTTCAACCACACCAACCGTTGAAATAGCTGTACCGGCAGAAAAAGCTGCAGGCGGCATTATTTTAACTGCCAGCCATAATCCAAAACAATGGAACGCGCTTAAGCTTTTGAATGCTGATGGCGAATTTATAAATGATGCGGAAGGCAAAGCGGTACTTGAAATTGCCGAAAACAGTGATTTTAAATACGCTGAAGTAAACGACCTTGGAAAGGTTTATACTGATAAAAATTATCTTAAAGAGCATATCGATCAGATCCTTGCTTTGCCGCTGGTTGATGTTGAAGCCATTGCAAAAGCTGACTTTAAAATTGTTATTGATTGCGTTAACTCAACCGGTGGGATATTTGTTCCGGCTTTATTAAAGGCTTTGGGTGTTAAAACCGTTTATGAACTGTTTTGCGAACCTGATGGTATTTTTCCGCATAACCCGGAGCCTTTGCCCGAAAACCTTACCGCGCTATCAAAAGAGGTGCTGCAAAAGAGGGCCGATCTGGGTATAGCGGTCGACCCAGACGTTGACCGCCTTTGTTTTGTTTGCGAGGATGGCAATATGTTTGGCGAGGAATATACGCTGGTTGCCGTTGCTGATTACGTATTAAAGCATACCCCTGGCAATACGGTATCCAACTTGTCATCCACCCGCGCGTTGCGCGATGTTACCGAAAAAGCGGGTTGTGAATACCATGCTGCAGCGGTAGGCGAAGTGAATGTGGTTACTAAAATGAAGGAAGTGAATGCCATTATTGGCGGCGAAGGTAATGGGGGAGTGATCTATCCTGAATTACATTATGGCCGGGACGCGCTTGTTGGTATTGCCTTATTTCTTACCCACCTGGCAAAGTTTGGCAGATCTGTTTCAAATTTAAGAAGCACCTACCCGGGATATTTCATTTCCAAAAACAAGATCACCCTCACACCTGACATGGATATTGATGCCCTGCTGCTAAAAGTGGAAGACAAATACAAAAAACAACCATACAGCACTATTGACGGCTTGAAAATAGAATTTGATAAAGAATGGGTACATTTGCGGAGGTCAAATACAGAGCCTATTATCCGGATCTACTCTGAAGGTAATTCAGAAACAGTGGCGAATAACTTAGCTAATAAGATTATAGCCGATATAAAAGAGATATTAAATTAG
- a CDS encoding phosphatase PAP2 family protein, translating into MPDFLLQLDRHLFYFINHDLANPFFDWIMPWLRNPPTWIPLYIFIIAFCIWKYKKTGLIIVVLMALSAGFADFTSARIVKPLVHRLRPCQDPIVSKTDILRVPCGTGLSFPSTHATDHFAMAFFIILLFCKKWRWIWFWGILWAGLISFAQVYVGVHFPIDVFCGAIYGAFVGWLFAMLFKKLQPDFNLL; encoded by the coding sequence ATGCCTGATTTTCTTTTGCAGCTTGACCGGCATTTATTTTATTTCATTAACCACGACCTGGCAAACCCTTTTTTCGATTGGATAATGCCATGGCTGCGCAATCCTCCAACCTGGATACCGCTTTATATTTTCATTATTGCATTTTGTATATGGAAGTATAAAAAAACCGGTCTTATCATTGTCGTCTTAATGGCGCTGTCGGCAGGATTTGCCGACTTTACCAGCGCCCGCATAGTTAAGCCGCTTGTGCACCGGCTTCGCCCCTGCCAGGATCCGATTGTATCAAAAACCGATATCTTGCGGGTACCTTGTGGCACGGGCCTCAGCTTCCCTTCTACCCATGCCACAGACCATTTCGCAATGGCATTTTTTATTATCTTGTTGTTTTGTAAAAAATGGCGATGGATTTGGTTTTGGGGAATTTTATGGGCTGGCTTAATATCGTTTGCCCAGGTGTACGTGGGCGTGCACTTCCCTATAGATGTTTTTTGCGGGGCTATTTATGGAGCGTTCGTGGGATGGCTTTTTGCAATGTTGTTTAAGAAATTGCAGCCAGATTTCAACCTGTTATAA
- a CDS encoding MarR family winged helix-turn-helix transcriptional regulator, which produces MKIDDEIQSNKFEDNYHKLVINIAYTEGWLSNLFRCKFEKHNLTQQQFNILRILRGQYPNPATINLLKERMIDKMSDASRIVDRLVQKGFVSRCTNNKDRRAVDIRISDTGLEILNTMDEEFKAKDYLQKNLTEEEATHLSDLLDKLRG; this is translated from the coding sequence ATGAAGATAGACGACGAAATACAAAGCAACAAATTTGAAGATAACTACCATAAACTGGTTATCAATATAGCCTATACAGAAGGCTGGTTGAGCAATTTATTTCGCTGTAAATTCGAAAAGCATAACCTTACACAACAGCAATTTAATATATTGAGGATTCTTCGCGGGCAATACCCAAACCCCGCTACCATAAATTTATTAAAGGAGCGCATGATTGATAAGATGTCGGATGCATCGCGTATTGTTGATCGGCTGGTTCAAAAAGGCTTTGTATCGCGCTGTACCAATAATAAGGATCGCCGTGCAGTTGATATACGTATAAGCGATACCGGGCTCGAAATCTTGAATACGATGGACGAAGAATTCAAAGCGAAGGATTACCTGCAAAAAAACCTTACCGAAGAAGAAGCTACCCATTTAAGCGATTTGCTGGATAAATTAAGAGGATGA
- a CDS encoding DUF5522 domain-containing protein, translating into MLVENVDFYINADGNFVFTREYHLKRGYCCKNKCLHCPWDYGKTVQSKNVKNK; encoded by the coding sequence ATGCTGGTTGAAAATGTTGATTTTTATATAAACGCCGATGGTAACTTTGTTTTTACACGCGAATACCATTTAAAGCGCGGATATTGCTGCAAAAACAAATGCCTGCACTGTCCGTGGGATTATGGAAAAACAGTGCAATCTAAAAATGTTAAAAATAAATAA
- a CDS encoding MBL fold metallo-hydrolase — MNIREDFVYFDTNGLYCKYGDFYIDPILPVKNAVISHAHADHAKSNNHMVYCTAATYGFMQLRYGKNAAVKSHIIAYDQSFFVGNVKITLVPAGHMLGSAQVLMEYEGVKYLYTGDYKLQPDNTCEPLEWVKTDVLITESTFANPEITHPDPVSEIKKLNEIKINILLGAYGLGKSQRLISMINQYAPQKKILVHYKIAPINAIYEKMGFPPGKCEHYSRKLMKNQEEFVYIVPPFTFDAYIRATGVKRLFASGWKNLQANEQDTLFISDHVDWNDILLTIKQTDPQQIWTLHGNGQYLKKQFGNDIFVKLL; from the coding sequence ATGAACATAAGGGAAGATTTTGTTTATTTCGATACAAACGGCCTTTACTGCAAATACGGTGATTTTTATATCGATCCGATTTTGCCGGTAAAAAATGCTGTTATTTCGCATGCCCATGCCGATCATGCTAAAAGCAATAATCATATGGTGTACTGCACGGCGGCTACTTATGGTTTTATGCAGCTACGTTATGGTAAAAATGCCGCTGTTAAAAGCCATATCATTGCTTATGACCAGTCATTCTTTGTCGGCAATGTCAAAATTACGCTGGTGCCGGCAGGGCATATGCTTGGCTCGGCACAGGTTTTAATGGAGTATGAAGGGGTTAAATATTTATATACCGGCGATTACAAACTACAGCCCGATAATACCTGCGAGCCGCTTGAATGGGTAAAAACCGATGTTTTAATCACTGAAAGCACCTTTGCAAACCCTGAAATAACACACCCCGATCCTGTTAGCGAAATAAAAAAACTTAATGAGATCAAAATAAATATCCTTTTGGGGGCCTATGGGCTTGGCAAAAGCCAGCGGCTGATCAGCATGATCAATCAATATGCGCCTCAAAAAAAGATATTGGTACACTATAAGATTGCACCCATTAATGCGATTTATGAGAAAATGGGCTTTCCGCCGGGTAAATGTGAGCATTACAGCCGAAAACTGATGAAGAACCAGGAAGAATTTGTATATATAGTACCACCCTTTACCTTTGATGCCTATATACGTGCCACAGGTGTAAAACGTTTATTTGCCTCAGGTTGGAAAAACCTGCAGGCAAATGAGCAGGATACCTTATTTATTTCGGATCATGTGGATTGGAATGACATCCTTTTAACAATTAAACAAACCGATCCGCAACAAATATGGACCTTACACGGTAACGGCCAATATTTAAAAAAGCAATTCGGAAATGATATTTTTGTGAAACTATTATAG
- the coaE gene encoding dephospho-CoA kinase (Dephospho-CoA kinase (CoaE) performs the final step in coenzyme A biosynthesis.) has translation MLKIGITGNIGSGKTTVSKIFEILGIPVFYADDAAKRVMVADQQLITEIKAAFGNESYFSDGTLNRKHIAAIVFNNDKQLARLNAIVHPATFRAFDAWVKTISNVPYVLKEAALLFESASFKMCDYNIMVQAPFESRVERVIKRDGLTREEIKKRESYQFSEEEKSGLADFVIKNDGSELVIPQVLALHEKICSLVH, from the coding sequence ATGCTCAAAATCGGCATAACAGGCAACATCGGCAGCGGAAAGACCACAGTAAGCAAAATTTTTGAAATTTTGGGCATTCCCGTTTTTTATGCAGATGATGCGGCCAAAAGAGTAATGGTGGCCGATCAGCAACTGATAACTGAAATTAAGGCGGCTTTTGGTAATGAGTCCTATTTTAGCGATGGAACTTTAAACCGTAAACATATTGCAGCTATTGTTTTTAATAATGACAAGCAGTTGGCCAGGTTAAATGCTATTGTTCACCCCGCAACTTTCAGGGCTTTTGATGCATGGGTTAAAACAATTAGCAATGTGCCTTATGTTTTGAAGGAAGCAGCCCTATTATTTGAAAGTGCATCGTTTAAAATGTGCGACTATAATATCATGGTACAGGCTCCATTTGAAAGCAGGGTAGAACGTGTGATAAAAAGGGACGGGCTTACCCGCGAAGAAATTAAAAAACGCGAAAGCTACCAGTTCTCCGAAGAAGAGAAATCCGGATTAGCCGACTTTGTAATAAAGAACGACGGTAGCGAGTTAGTAATACCCCAGGTTTTGGCGTTGCATGAAAAAATTTGTTCATTGGTTCATTAG
- a CDS encoding YbbR-like domain-containing protein: MAIIKLSVTERRRLSAFFTCLVLAFAAWIITVLSNPKPYVVKEVLEFRNTPQKRAFRPLQSDTVNVTINGTGWDMLFSKMNSAYKAITIDLHTLESKSYVVLSSQKDQINSKRESDQQIIAFNPDTLYFDFSNRKEKRVPVHLISAVRYQRQFFQSGPVTLNPAYVIINGPASVIDKITSWNTDTLKLDSIDESVVTRINMQPVKEGNLSLYPKNIQASIPVDEFTEKVLEIPVRVLNGRNIGEVKIFPQKVKVTFTTSLSRYAEVDEDFFEATADLDLWKKNGYKTLPVVFSKIPDYCHIIKIEPRNIDFIVKE; encoded by the coding sequence ATGGCAATAATAAAATTATCTGTAACAGAGCGAAGAAGATTATCGGCATTTTTTACATGCCTGGTATTGGCTTTTGCTGCATGGATAATAACTGTTTTGTCAAACCCCAAGCCTTACGTGGTAAAAGAGGTGCTGGAATTCAGGAATACCCCTCAAAAACGCGCATTCAGGCCGCTGCAGTCCGATACGGTTAATGTTACCATCAATGGCACAGGTTGGGATATGCTGTTTTCAAAAATGAACTCCGCCTATAAAGCCATTACCATTGACCTTCACACACTGGAGAGTAAAAGCTATGTGGTGTTAAGCTCGCAGAAAGACCAGATCAACAGTAAAAGGGAAAGTGACCAGCAAATAATCGCTTTTAATCCTGATACGCTTTATTTTGATTTTTCTAACAGGAAGGAGAAAAGGGTACCGGTGCATTTGATAAGTGCGGTAAGATACCAGCGCCAGTTTTTTCAATCAGGGCCGGTCACCCTTAACCCGGCTTATGTGATCATCAACGGCCCGGCGAGTGTTATCGATAAAATAACATCATGGAATACGGATACTTTAAAGTTGGACAGCATTGATGAAAGTGTTGTTACCCGTATAAACATGCAACCGGTTAAAGAAGGGAATTTGAGCTTATACCCCAAAAACATACAAGCCAGTATCCCTGTTGATGAATTCACCGAAAAGGTTTTGGAGATACCCGTTAGGGTTTTAAACGGCCGGAATATAGGCGAGGTGAAGATATTTCCTCAAAAAGTTAAGGTAACTTTTACAACTTCATTAAGCAGGTACGCAGAAGTTGACGAGGATTTTTTTGAAGCGACAGCGGACCTTGATCTCTGGAAAAAAAACGGCTATAAGACATTACCTGTAGTGTTTTCAAAGATCCCGGATTACTGCCATATCATAAAGATCGAACCACGGAATATTGATTTTATCGTCAAGGAATAA
- the yajC gene encoding preprotein translocase subunit YajC, with translation MIATILLQAAGGFGTQQIIVFGLIALVFYFFMIRPQVKKSKDQKKFVTELKKGDKVVTTAGIHGRILEINDTTFLIEIDNGKIRFDKSAISLEASRALNAPPVVTKS, from the coding sequence ATGATAGCTACTATTTTATTACAGGCCGCAGGCGGTTTTGGAACACAACAAATAATTGTTTTTGGATTGATCGCACTGGTGTTTTATTTCTTTATGATCCGGCCTCAGGTAAAAAAATCAAAAGACCAGAAGAAATTTGTAACTGAATTGAAAAAGGGCGATAAGGTGGTAACCACTGCGGGAATCCATGGCCGGATACTGGAAATTAACGATACCACTTTTTTGATAGAAATTGATAACGGAAAGATTCGCTTTGATAAATCTGCGATATCTTTGGAGGCATCGAGAGCATTAAATGCACCGCCGGTTGTTACTAAATCCTGA
- a CDS encoding DUF1573 domain-containing protein has translation MKNLFFSLMSAVILFSACNHVEKSSASTTGNAGNAPVMKFEKQTHDFGKIKVADIVTYDFKFTNTGSSPLIITDGYASCGCTKPTWPSAPIKPGESGTIHVRFDSKGKMGLQDKMITITANTVPAQNVVHLIGEVLVN, from the coding sequence ATGAAGAATCTTTTTTTTAGCTTAATGTCGGCCGTAATATTGTTTTCGGCCTGTAATCACGTCGAAAAATCATCGGCCAGTACTACCGGCAATGCAGGGAATGCCCCTGTGATGAAGTTTGAAAAGCAAACACATGATTTTGGCAAGATCAAGGTGGCGGATATTGTTACCTACGATTTTAAATTCACCAATACCGGGAGTTCGCCATTGATCATAACGGATGGTTATGCTTCGTGCGGATGCACCAAGCCCACCTGGCCCAGCGCCCCCATCAAACCGGGAGAAAGCGGTACCATTCACGTTAGGTTTGACAGTAAGGGTAAAATGGGTCTCCAGGATAAAATGATCACGATAACAGCCAACACAGTTCCCGCGCAAAACGTGGTGCATTTAATTGGCGAAGTACTTGTAAATTAA
- the nusB gene encoding transcription antitermination factor NusB gives MLNRRHLRVKVLQSLYAYSQSHSGDLKQHEKNLLQSIDKVYEMYIWMLSLISEVTAYASTDAEERANKHLPTAEDLNADVKILSNRFILSLQKNKEFLTALKKYKIAWDFEPELIKSLFIVLKNSEEYKEYLKKTGDTLHSDKDIIKFIFKKVILKSSLAEQVFEDMFIFWPVDKDVLQALIAKTFKNFAFDIDEQNKLAEVTGDWEEDREFIVNLFEETIRHNDEYQLLITNKTQNWEPDRIAMIDTLLMKMALAEFMNFSSIPVKVTINEYLEISKEFSTPKSNSFINGILDKILSELKTQNKINKIGRGLIE, from the coding sequence ATGTTAAATCGCAGACACCTCAGGGTAAAAGTTTTACAATCATTATATGCCTATAGCCAGTCGCATAGCGGAGATTTAAAACAACACGAAAAAAACCTATTACAAAGCATTGATAAGGTATATGAAATGTATATCTGGATGCTGTCATTAATTTCTGAAGTCACAGCCTATGCATCAACAGACGCTGAAGAAAGGGCAAATAAACACCTCCCTACAGCCGAAGACCTTAATGCAGATGTTAAAATATTAAGTAACAGGTTTATTCTTTCCCTCCAAAAAAATAAAGAGTTTTTAACAGCGTTAAAAAAGTATAAGATTGCCTGGGATTTTGAGCCTGAGTTAATTAAGTCGTTGTTTATTGTGCTGAAAAACTCCGAAGAATACAAAGAGTACCTGAAAAAAACAGGTGACACGCTGCATTCTGACAAAGACATCATCAAATTCATCTTCAAAAAAGTGATCTTAAAATCGTCATTAGCCGAGCAGGTTTTTGAGGATATGTTTATTTTTTGGCCGGTTGATAAAGATGTTTTACAGGCCTTAATTGCAAAAACCTTTAAAAACTTTGCTTTTGACATTGATGAGCAAAATAAACTGGCCGAAGTTACCGGCGATTGGGAAGAAGACCGGGAGTTTATAGTAAACCTTTTTGAGGAAACTATCAGGCATAACGACGAATACCAGCTGTTGATCACTAATAAAACGCAAAACTGGGAGCCCGACAGGATAGCCATGATAGATACTTTGCTGATGAAAATGGCGCTGGCAGAATTTATGAATTTTTCGTCGATACCGGTAAAAGTTACTATAAATGAGTACCTGGAGATCTCGAAGGAGTTTAGTACACCGAAAAGTAATTCGTTTATTAACGGTATCTTAGACAAGATTTTATCCGAATTAAAAACTCAAAATAAAATAAATAAAATAGGCAGGGGATTAATTGAATAG